In Salmo trutta chromosome 28, fSalTru1.1, whole genome shotgun sequence, one DNA window encodes the following:
- the LOC115165435 gene encoding protein FAM107B-like isoform X1, with amino-acid sequence MDRRSRCITGTEGILKAKVLPQRPGFRHHRKENYVCRDALSWQSTECSKVQEVSQSQLQQPRGKLNCSTVETPSHHDLHRELLVSTKRGLLPGEKPELKRVLEQRRLEQHREQELALQPPLELETELRKRQQILLEYEQEEIRRREEQEREVPEFVRVKDNLRRTQMSGQ; translated from the exons ATGGATCGCCGATCAAGATGCATCACAGGAACAGAAGGCATTCTCAAAGCAAAG GTGCTTCCTCAGCGGCCAGGATTTCGTCACCATAGAAAAG AGAACTATGTGTGCCGCGACGCCCTGTCCTGGCAGTCTACAGAGTGTAGTAAGGTCCAGGAGGTGAGCCAGTCCCAGCTGCAGCAGCCCAGGGGGAAGCTGAACTGCTCCACGGTGGAGACTCCCAGTCACCACGACCTGCACCGCGAACTGTTGGTCAGCACCAAACG AGGTCTGTTGCCAGGAGAGAAGCCTGAGCTGAAGCGAGTCCTGGAACAGAGGAGGCTGGAGCAGCACAGAGAGCAGGAACTGGCTCTACAGCCTCCTCTGGAACTGGAGACTGAGCTACGCAAGAGACAGCAGATACTGCTGGAg TATGAGCAGGAGGAGATCAGGCGCcgggaggagcaggagagagaagtCCCTGAGTTTGTACGAGTGAAGGACAACCTGAGGCGCACACAGATGTCTGGGCAGTGA
- the LOC115165435 gene encoding protein FAM107B-like isoform X2: MEGSYNAKKVLPQRPGFRHHRKENYVCRDALSWQSTECSKVQEVSQSQLQQPRGKLNCSTVETPSHHDLHRELLVSTKRGLLPGEKPELKRVLEQRRLEQHREQELALQPPLELETELRKRQQILLEYEQEEIRRREEQEREVPEFVRVKDNLRRTQMSGQ, encoded by the exons ATGGAAGGGTCATACAACGCAAAGAAA GTGCTTCCTCAGCGGCCAGGATTTCGTCACCATAGAAAAG AGAACTATGTGTGCCGCGACGCCCTGTCCTGGCAGTCTACAGAGTGTAGTAAGGTCCAGGAGGTGAGCCAGTCCCAGCTGCAGCAGCCCAGGGGGAAGCTGAACTGCTCCACGGTGGAGACTCCCAGTCACCACGACCTGCACCGCGAACTGTTGGTCAGCACCAAACG AGGTCTGTTGCCAGGAGAGAAGCCTGAGCTGAAGCGAGTCCTGGAACAGAGGAGGCTGGAGCAGCACAGAGAGCAGGAACTGGCTCTACAGCCTCCTCTGGAACTGGAGACTGAGCTACGCAAGAGACAGCAGATACTGCTGGAg TATGAGCAGGAGGAGATCAGGCGCcgggaggagcaggagagagaagtCCCTGAGTTTGTACGAGTGAAGGACAACCTGAGGCGCACACAGATGTCTGGGCAGTGA
- the LOC115165436 gene encoding innate immunity activator protein-like, translated as MMDKEEISDTDSGIILNSGPDSPTLPVRDLTTHTRVMRLKHQALEDRLELCLLDLKKLCIREAELTGKLSSDYPLLPDEKPPRVRRRIGATFKLDDSLIHQDGEDSELHSLEADLALQLQIVEAARRLSVEEHLSKPQKKSRLLQCKREDRKVKDLQEAVFQHRIRNECSSPPTNKNNNTAKHRDLCMSDDSSLSDAVALDDDSLSSSSSVDPLIQSSVGSLSLQSSSSQGSLHHTSAQSQSLGSSCGVEQTQTSSMGSSCSVEFPERSPIQNSPWRESNLDQSYLKPNTPLRSPVGIPVGTPVFPADSRVLPSHFPSIKNMALRHGQINSSSAPSTPELHLRRQYSLSFRLPRSKPTHDLGEGRGRARLPRRRPEFLVRSPQYAPQCLYQSSSEHSVPSYTNPQRLYQSSSEDSSSEHSLPSYTSPPSRDTDRDNHKDREGPASPEIPKLCPPPYGFHYGAQSPTSPALNGSSFHKKNNQHQSSPSLRRMAEEGTCSPLSPQDLGSPLGKGLYLSPSRPPQPQQQHRHWQQGPPPSSPRRVLKPPPPYTRLVHTPSLREYPNQPARVLPREMLSDELKSWNQFQKSRQGSFRAKSPTSPHLLPPYLQGPHQKRILQRAADGTPVQWFVEEDSEIVSQV; from the exons ATGATGGATAAAGAGGAGATCAGTGACACTGACAGTGGGATCATTCTCAACTCTG GTCCCGACAGCCCCACGTTGCCAGTCAGGGACCTGACCACCCACACCCGGGTCATGAGGCTGAAGCACCAGGCTCTGGAGGACAGGCTGGAGCTGTGTCTACTGGACCTCAAGAAGCTCTGCATTAGAGAGGCT gAGCTGACAGGTAAGTTGTCTTCAGACTACCCCTTACTTCCTGATGAGAAGCCCCCTCGTGTCCGAAGGAGGATAGGAGCTACCTTCAAACTGGATGACAGTCTCATCCACCAGGATGGAGAG GATTCAGAGCTTCATTCCTTAGAGGCAGACCTGGCCTTGCAGCTCCAGATCGTTGAAGCGGCTCGTAGACTCTCAGTGGAGGAGCACCTGTCCAAACCACAGAAGAAGAGCAGGCTGCTGCAGTGTAAGAGGGAAGATAGGAAAGTCAAGGATCTCCAGGAAGCTGTGTTTCAGCACAGGATCAGAAACGAGTGCTCCTCTCCACCAAccaacaagaacaacaacacagccaaACACAGAG atctgtgcatgtCTGACGACAGCTCCCTGTCTGATGCAGTGGCCCTGGACGATG actctctctcttcctcatcatCTGTAGACCCACTCATACAGTCGTCTGTGGGCTCCCTGtccctccagtcctcctcctcccagggcaGTCTCCATCACACCTCAGCCCAGAGCCAGAGCCTCGGCTCCAGTTGCGGTGTGGAGCAGACCCAGACCTCCAGTATGGGCTCCAGCTGCAGTGTGGAGTTTCCTGAGCGCTCCCCCATCCAGAACTCCCCCTGGAGAGAGTCTAATCTGGACCAGTCCTATCTGAAACCTAACACACCTCTCAG AAGTCCAGTAGGGATCCCAGTAGGGACCCCAGTGTTCCCTGCAGACAGCAGAGTCCTGCCCTCCCACTTCCCCTCCATTAAGAACATGGCTCTGAGACATGGACAGATCAACTCCTCCAGCGCCCCCTCTACTCCAGAGCTGCACCTACGCAGACAGTACTCCCTGTCCTTCAG GCTTCCCAGAAGTAAGCCCACTCATGACCTGGGTGAGGGACGTGGGAGAGCCAGGTTGCCACGCCGACGGCCAGAGTTCCTGGTTCGGTCTCCACAGTACGCCCCCCAGTGTCTGTACCAGTCCAGCTCTGAACACTCTGTCCCCTCCTACACCAACCCCCAGCGGCTGTACCAGTCCAGCTCTGAGGACAGCAGCTCTGAacactctctcccctcctacaCCAGCCCCCCCAGCCGGGACACGGACAGAGATAATCACAAAGACAGGGAGGGCCCCGCATCTCCCGAGATCCCTAAGCTCTGCCCTcctccctatggcttccactacggAGCCCAAAGTCCCACCAGCCCTGCGTTGAATGGCTCCAGCTTTCACAAGAAAAACAACCAGCACCAGTCCTCTCCCAGCTTGAGAAGAATGGCAGAGGAAGGCACCTGTTCCCCTCTTTCCCCACAGGACCTGGGCAGTCCCCTGGGGAAGGGTCTTTACCTGTCCCCCTCCCGGCCCCCCCAGCCACAGCAGCAGCACAGACACTGGCAGCAGGGGCCCCCACCGTCATCCCCAAGGAGAGTTCTGAAGCCTCCACCCCCCTACACTCGCCTGGTACATACCCCGTCACTGAGGGAGTACCCCAACCAACCTGCCCGGGTGTTGCCCAGGGAGATGTTGTCAGACGAGCTCAAGTCCTGGAACCAGTTCCAGAAGTCGCGCCAGGGGTCGTTCAGAGCGAAGAGCCCCACgtcccctcacctcctcccgcCCTACCTGCAG gGTCCCCACCAGAAGAGGATCCTTCAGAGGGCTGCAGATGGAACTCCTGTACAGTGGTTTGTTGAAGAGGACTCAGAGATCGTCAGCCAGGTGTAA